A part of Helicobacter himalayensis genomic DNA contains:
- a CDS encoding AAA family ATPase — translation MQKYKMLTFSLIILLVAAIIAIFLLFRDESVLLSPYEFSQKLRELNPQKITLQDDEASFLHEHTRYKVARDSLNLNEIDSKIVLQVKQKRNYSFLNEIGLFVVIFIGLAVMIKAISMLFTQAKPPKLEPKREFDINASNLSGTIGQKPTFEGGDFAPSLQSPIQSATTFKDVAGIELVKEELIEIIDYLKNPKKYQDLGIRLPKGVLLIGPPGVGKTMIAKAVAGEAGVPFFYQSGSSFVQIYVGMGAKRVRELFLRAKAKSPSIIFIDEIDAVGKARGGTRNDEREATLNQLLTEMDGFEDSSGVIVIGATNKIDVLDEALLRPARFDRRIYVELPSLSERMQIFEVYLRNKKYDFDVQEIARLCVGFSGAAIAALVNEAALCAFRRKSGVIQKEDILNTKDKVLLGKKKILSYSEEEKNILALYQSAKALSAYWLDIDFDKISLISESFKEIDKELVSKDEMNNKIKIHLSGSIAVQMIYNQNFSNAKEDISLAKLIAAQMCEEYGMGKRLITDDSDIVEILESARAQMQEFLADSKAVLLRIAENLLKNERLSKEEIKAILDENYAFNGL, via the coding sequence ATGCAAAAATATAAAATGCTCACTTTTTCGCTTATTATTTTGCTTGTCGCTGCGATTATTGCGATATTTTTACTCTTTAGAGATGAAAGCGTGCTGCTTAGCCCGTATGAATTTAGTCAAAAATTAAGAGAGCTAAACCCGCAAAAAATTACCTTGCAAGATGATGAGGCAAGCTTTTTGCACGAGCACACGCGCTATAAAGTGGCGCGAGATTCTCTAAATTTAAATGAGATAGATTCAAAGATTGTTTTACAAGTGAAGCAAAAACGCAATTATTCTTTTCTTAATGAAATTGGGCTTTTTGTCGTGATTTTCATCGGATTGGCAGTGATGATTAAGGCAATCTCAATGCTTTTTACACAGGCAAAACCCCCAAAACTAGAGCCAAAAAGAGAATTTGATATTAATGCAAGCAACTTAAGCGGCACCATAGGGCAAAAGCCAACTTTTGAAGGAGGCGACTTTGCGCCATCGTTGCAAAGCCCAATACAGAGTGCTACGACTTTTAAAGATGTTGCAGGGATTGAGCTTGTTAAAGAAGAATTGATTGAAATTATTGACTACCTTAAAAATCCCAAAAAATACCAAGATTTAGGTATTAGACTACCAAAAGGCGTGCTTTTAATCGGACCGCCAGGAGTTGGGAAAACTATGATTGCAAAGGCTGTGGCAGGAGAAGCTGGCGTGCCATTTTTTTATCAAAGCGGCTCAAGTTTCGTGCAAATCTATGTCGGAATGGGCGCAAAACGCGTAAGGGAGTTGTTTTTGCGTGCTAAGGCAAAGAGTCCTAGTATTATCTTTATCGATGAAATTGACGCGGTGGGCAAGGCACGTGGAGGCACGCGCAATGATGAAAGGGAGGCGACACTCAACCAGCTTTTGACAGAAATGGACGGCTTTGAAGATTCTAGCGGAGTGATTGTTATTGGCGCGACAAATAAAATTGATGTGCTTGATGAAGCGCTTTTACGCCCTGCGCGCTTTGATAGGAGAATCTATGTCGAGTTGCCCTCGCTTAGTGAGCGTATGCAGATTTTTGAAGTGTATTTGCGGAATAAAAAATATGATTTTGATGTGCAAGAGATTGCGCGCCTTTGCGTTGGGTTTAGCGGGGCTGCGATTGCGGCACTTGTGAATGAAGCCGCGCTTTGTGCCTTTCGGCGTAAAAGTGGCGTGATACAAAAAGAGGATATTTTAAACACCAAAGACAAGGTGCTTTTAGGTAAGAAAAAAATCCTAAGTTATAGCGAGGAGGAAAAAAATATCCTCGCACTCTATCAAAGCGCAAAGGCGTTGAGTGCGTATTGGCTGGATATTGATTTTGATAAAATCTCTTTGATAAGTGAAAGTTTCAAAGAGATTGACAAAGAGCTTGTGAGTAAAGATGAAATGAACAATAAAATCAAAATACACCTCTCTGGAAGTATCGCGGTGCAAATGATTTATAATCAAAATTTTAGCAACGCAAAAGAGGATATTTCCCTTGCAAAGCTCATCGCTGCGCAAATGTGCGAGGAATATGGAATGGGAAAACGGCTTATTACCGATGATAGCGATATTGTAGAGATTTTAGAATCTGCGCGCGCGCAAATGCAGGAATTTTTGGCAGATTCTAAGGCGGTGCTGTTACGCATTGCTGAAAATCTCTTGAAAAATGAGCGTTTAAGTAAAGAAGAGATAAAGGCAATTTTAGACGAAAACTACGCATTTAATGGTTTGTGA
- a CDS encoding RluA family pseudouridine synthase, giving the protein MPQPKKAFLFLTQDLGFGTKEAQRIIDKGRLTQNSQTIKKAQVIVGKVELLHFVADSNAVEKDVLKNLTLLFSNKDFCVYDKPRNLLTHPKGLFSHASLNDALKMHFGKNANPIHRLDSQTSGLVVCGLHKRSEIALKNNVQKFQKTYTAILKGALTKQSLQKNGLVERESAFLIDKPIFHQNTKKDLSIRSFISAQGKPSRTLLRILSVKENASLVALTPLTGRTHQLRVHLDSIGYPILGDSLYGVSENVARYFLETRNVCESERITLTGAPYLCLNASALKFSYKNFIFTFHSRLDSQILQLFATL; this is encoded by the coding sequence TTGCCGCAGCCAAAAAAGGCGTTTTTGTTTCTCACGCAGGATTTGGGATTTGGCACAAAAGAAGCCCAACGCATTATCGACAAAGGTAGATTGACACAAAACAGCCAAACTATCAAAAAAGCGCAGGTCATTGTGGGCAAAGTGGAATTGCTGCATTTTGTAGCAGATTCCAACGCAGTGGAAAAGGATGTGCTTAAAAATCTCACGCTCCTTTTTTCAAACAAAGATTTTTGCGTGTATGACAAGCCTCGTAATTTGCTCACCCACCCAAAGGGCTTGTTTTCTCACGCCAGCTTAAATGACGCGCTTAAAATGCACTTTGGCAAAAACGCAAATCCAATTCACAGACTAGATTCCCAAACAAGCGGACTTGTGGTGTGTGGTTTGCACAAAAGAAGCGAGATTGCACTAAAAAACAATGTGCAGAAATTTCAAAAAACCTACACAGCCATCCTTAAAGGCGCGCTCACAAAACAATCTTTGCAAAAAAATGGACTGGTGGAGAGAGAGAGTGCTTTTCTTATCGATAAGCCAATTTTTCATCAAAACACCAAAAAAGATTTAAGTATAAGAAGTTTTATAAGTGCGCAAGGCAAGCCATCGCGAACTTTGCTACGAATCTTAAGCGTGAAAGAAAATGCCTCGCTTGTCGCGCTCACCCCATTAACAGGGCGCACGCACCAGCTCCGCGTGCATTTAGACAGCATAGGATATCCGATTTTAGGCGATAGTCTTTATGGCGTGAGTGAAAATGTCGCGCGCTATTTTTTAGAAACGCGCAATGTGTGTGAAAGTGAGCGCATTACACTTACAGGCGCGCCATATTTATGCCTTAATGCAAGCGCGTTAAAATTTTCTTATAAAAATTTTATTTTTACCTTTCACTCAAGGCTAGATTCTCAAATCTTGCAACTTTTTGCAACGCTTTAG
- the recJ gene encoding single-stranded-DNA-specific exonuclease RecJ, whose amino-acid sequence MLTPQLVEEILESRDTTQGIASLKDLPQPHLLKGVGDGAKIVSKVMREKGKILIVGDYDADGVNASAVMSVFFDKINYTNYEIILPNRFSDGYGISPNLLERINAPQNFALVVSVDNGISAFSAAEYCKEHNLPLIITDHHTPHTTLPCAQCVINPKQEGCAFPFKDICGCVVAWYFCAGIKQELQANIDMGAFLPFLALATLADVMPLVGVNRILVKKGLEFLQSARFGFCEVICQKVSVINAENIAFSLIPLLNCAGRMGDANLALDFLLAKTQASASKAYNKLCKINAQRKLVQQEILSQAQQNLTQLPDVLYASGEEWHRGVIGIIASQLAQMHKKCAFVLSTECDDGILKGSARSFGKVDLIKTAQKVQEIKPLLKEFGGHSGALGLSLDSKNLQEFMELFSEYLCLGENAQESVLGEISSQYLDLEFLKMLERFEPFGEGNPTPFFLCRDLELIESKIIGKTKEHLGLKFLSSKGAQINGIEFFSSEVPKEKNEWIFSLSKDTFCNCPCLKIKKD is encoded by the coding sequence ATGCTAACGCCACAACTTGTTGAAGAGATTTTAGAATCTCGAGATACCACACAAGGTATTGCGAGTCTCAAGGATTTGCCACAACCGCATTTGCTCAAAGGTGTGGGTGATGGTGCGAAAATTGTATCAAAAGTAATGCGCGAAAAAGGTAAGATTCTCATCGTTGGGGATTATGACGCAGATGGCGTGAATGCAAGTGCGGTGATGAGCGTGTTTTTTGACAAAATCAACTACACAAATTATGAAATCATTTTGCCAAATCGCTTCAGTGATGGCTATGGAATCTCGCCAAATCTTTTAGAACGTATCAACGCACCGCAAAATTTTGCACTTGTAGTGAGCGTGGATAATGGCATTAGCGCTTTTAGCGCGGCAGAATATTGCAAAGAGCATAATCTCCCGCTTATCATCACTGACCATCACACGCCACACACCACGTTGCCTTGCGCGCAGTGCGTGATAAACCCAAAGCAAGAGGGCTGTGCTTTTCCTTTTAAAGATATTTGTGGTTGCGTGGTGGCGTGGTATTTCTGTGCTGGGATAAAGCAGGAATTACAAGCAAATATTGATATGGGCGCATTTTTGCCATTTTTAGCCCTTGCGACTTTAGCAGATGTAATGCCACTTGTAGGAGTGAATAGGATTCTCGTTAAAAAAGGCTTAGAATTCTTGCAAAGCGCGCGTTTTGGATTCTGCGAGGTGATTTGTCAAAAAGTTAGCGTAATCAATGCCGAAAATATCGCTTTTAGTCTTATCCCACTTTTAAATTGCGCGGGCAGAATGGGCGATGCGAACTTAGCACTTGATTTTTTACTCGCCAAAACGCAAGCAAGCGCCTCAAAGGCTTACAACAAACTCTGTAAAATCAATGCGCAAAGAAAGCTCGTTCAACAAGAGATTCTCTCCCAAGCACAGCAAAATCTCACACAATTGCCAGATGTTTTGTATGCAAGCGGGGAAGAATGGCACAGGGGCGTGATTGGGATTATCGCTTCACAATTAGCACAAATGCACAAAAAATGCGCCTTTGTGCTAAGCACGGAATGCGACGATGGAATCTTAAAGGGTTCAGCGCGGAGCTTTGGCAAGGTAGATTTGATAAAAACCGCGCAAAAAGTGCAAGAGATTAAACCTTTACTGAAGGAATTTGGCGGGCATAGTGGCGCGCTTGGGCTAAGTTTAGATTCTAAAAATTTACAAGAATTTATGGAGCTTTTTTCAGAGTATTTATGTCTGGGTGAAAACGCGCAAGAAAGCGTGCTAGGAGAGATTAGCTCGCAATATTTGGATTTAGAGTTTTTAAAAATGCTAGAACGTTTCGAGCCTTTTGGCGAGGGGAATCCTACGCCTTTTTTCCTCTGTCGCGATTTGGAGTTGATAGAATCTAAAATTATTGGCAAAACAAAGGAGCATTTAGGCTTAAAATTTCTTAGTAGCAAAGGCGCGCAAATAAACGGGATTGAATTTTTTAGCTCAGAAGTTCCAAAAGAAAAAAATGAATGGATTTTTAGCCTTTCAAAAGATACTTTCTGCAATTGCCCTTGTTTGAAAATCAAAAAAGATTAG
- the thrB gene encoding homoserine kinase yields MKIIVPATSANLGPGFDSLGLALSLYNTIAITPASITSIQIIGEGKDNVRLKTDNIFVKIFSEILQSFDKKVECKFLFENNIPVSRGLGSSSAVIVSAIYAAYAYAKKPLDKDAMLNIAIKYENHPDNITPALFGGFNVAALQYSHKSTKNEITQNVLRITAPIPKDISAVVVVPNKSISTKLSRKALPKTYNLKDCVFNLSHSSLLTAAFLSHDWEKLRLASRDKLHQNVRMKNLPILFGLQKLSLNNGALSSTLSGSGSSFLNICYKEDSAHLCKVLQEAFPKFRVLELEFDNLGVRECKC; encoded by the coding sequence TTGAAAATAATCGTCCCCGCCACAAGCGCAAATCTTGGTCCGGGCTTTGATAGCTTGGGGCTTGCGCTTAGTTTGTATAATACCATTGCTATTACGCCTGCTTCAATTACAAGCATTCAGATTATAGGGGAAGGCAAAGATAATGTGCGTTTAAAAACAGATAATATTTTTGTCAAAATTTTTTCTGAGATTCTGCAATCTTTTGACAAAAAAGTAGAATGCAAGTTTTTATTTGAAAATAATATCCCTGTCTCGCGCGGGCTTGGCTCAAGCTCGGCAGTAATAGTGAGTGCGATATATGCAGCCTATGCGTATGCAAAAAAGCCACTTGATAAAGATGCTATGCTAAATATCGCCATAAAATACGAAAACCACCCAGATAATATTACTCCAGCACTTTTTGGGGGATTTAATGTCGCGGCGTTGCAATATTCTCATAAAAGTACAAAAAATGAAATTACCCAAAATGTCTTGCGTATCACAGCGCCTATTCCAAAGGATATTAGCGCAGTGGTGGTTGTGCCAAATAAAAGCATTTCAACCAAACTCTCGCGCAAAGCATTGCCAAAAACCTACAATCTCAAAGATTGCGTGTTTAATCTCTCTCATTCCTCCCTGCTTACAGCGGCATTTTTAAGCCACGATTGGGAAAAGCTCCGTCTTGCAAGCAGAGATAAACTCCACCAAAATGTGCGTATGAAAAACCTGCCTATTCTCTTTGGTTTGCAAAAACTAAGTCTTAATAATGGCGCGCTAAGCAGCACACTAAGTGGCAGTGGCTCGTCATTTCTTAATATCTGCTACAAAGAGGACAGCGCGCATTTATGCAAAGTCCTGCAAGAAGCGTTTCCAAAATTTAGAGTGCTAGAGCTAGAGTTTGATAATCTTGGCGTAAGAGAGTGCAAATGCTAA
- a CDS encoding MotE family protein, with protein sequence MRAKLLSGIFALSLSISFCAQENLLDCNIIFEQRKDEIRQELQTIDEQQQALQVLQNATQVLLDEKMRKLQEAQKEIDEKILELQKHKEKLLADFKAQNEQADLQMKAREEYVQEMLAKNEEILQQIQKKSDDKVVVSYQQMKEAKSADILSTMKEEEAVEILSQMDSKDVSRILSKMDSTKAASITQKIRAPKVEDSINLPPTPTPAQIQIPDTFQNAEIQNEGVQNAQAQDTINQDLNTQDLADSNNPNSPTP encoded by the coding sequence ATGCGTGCGAAATTATTAAGCGGGATTTTTGCGCTCTCGCTTTCTATTAGTTTTTGTGCGCAAGAGAATCTCCTTGATTGCAATATAATTTTTGAACAACGCAAAGATGAAATCCGCCAAGAGCTTCAAACAATTGATGAGCAACAACAAGCCCTGCAAGTTTTGCAAAATGCCACGCAAGTGCTTTTAGATGAAAAAATGCGAAAACTACAAGAGGCACAAAAAGAAATTGATGAAAAAATCCTAGAACTCCAAAAGCATAAAGAAAAGCTCCTAGCAGATTTCAAAGCCCAAAACGAACAAGCAGATTTGCAAATGAAAGCAAGGGAAGAGTATGTGCAAGAAATGCTTGCAAAAAATGAGGAGATTTTGCAGCAGATTCAGAAAAAAAGTGATGACAAGGTGGTTGTAAGCTATCAGCAGATGAAAGAGGCAAAATCCGCGGATATCCTCTCTACGATGAAAGAGGAAGAGGCGGTAGAAATCCTCTCTCAAATGGATTCTAAAGATGTTAGCAGAATCCTTTCAAAAATGGATTCCACAAAAGCAGCGAGTATCACGCAAAAAATCCGCGCACCAAAAGTGGAAGATTCTATAAATTTGCCCCCAACTCCAACCCCAGCGCAAATCCAAATACCAGATACATTCCAAAATGCTGAAATACAAAATGAGGGCGTGCAAAATGCTCAAGCACAAGATACAATAAACCAAGATTTAAACACGCAAGATTTAGCAGATTCTAATAATCCAAATTCCCCCACACCATAA
- a CDS encoding flagellar export protein FliJ, which translates to MDTKFSPILLVRKKELDTQERKILEHNRFIASKQEEIHHFLTQIAEIELPQGGSYLAYKAVLEVKNMLLAHLEQLYSELSSLKAQRKALEEEYKILNIEYEKMKYLDSKEKERRLKQLKIAQQRQSDEVALTLHHHRRLM; encoded by the coding sequence ATGGATACAAAATTTAGCCCTATCTTGCTTGTGCGTAAAAAGGAACTTGACACGCAAGAGCGCAAGATTTTAGAACACAATAGATTTATTGCAAGTAAGCAAGAGGAAATCCATCATTTTTTGACACAAATTGCAGAAATTGAGCTTCCGCAAGGTGGCAGTTATCTTGCCTATAAGGCAGTTTTAGAGGTTAAAAACATGCTTTTAGCGCATTTAGAGCAACTCTACTCCGAGCTTTCCTCACTCAAAGCCCAGCGCAAGGCACTTGAAGAGGAATATAAAATCTTAAATATCGAATACGAAAAAATGAAATATCTTGATTCTAAAGAAAAAGAGAGACGTTTAAAACAGCTCAAAATCGCACAACAAAGGCAAAGTGATGAAGTCGCACTCACACTACATCATCATAGAAGGCTTATGTAA
- a CDS encoding adenylosuccinate synthase, protein MADVVVGIQWGDEGKGKIVDSLAREYDFVVRYQGGHNAGHTIVVNGKKIALHLVPSGILYPHCKNIIGNGVVINTRALIEELSAFKDLEGRFFISDKAHVILPYHEVLDKAKEQSKQKSAIGTTCKGIGPAYTDKVARSGIRMSDLRDFALLERKIESTLRDLEVSAKYFKLDLPSVNSLLKELKTDSEVLLPFVSNTTLQVWEAQDSGKKILCEGAQGSMLDIDHGTYPFVTSSNTLTSGACNGTGLAPRDIKKVLGIAKAYCTRVGNGVFPTEDHSADGEFLRQKGFEFGTTTGRARRCGWFDAVAVRYACRLNGCESLSIMKLDVLDSLKTLKVCTAYEYKGQRIDYVPTDYENAKPIYTEMQGWESVQGVRKYADLEENAKKYLDFLQQCVGTKISLVSTSPERDDIINLES, encoded by the coding sequence ATGGCTGATGTGGTTGTAGGGATTCAATGGGGAGATGAAGGAAAGGGTAAAATTGTAGATTCTCTGGCGCGTGAGTATGATTTTGTCGTGCGCTATCAAGGCGGGCATAATGCCGGGCACACCATTGTCGTAAATGGTAAAAAAATCGCGCTTCACCTCGTGCCTTCAGGTATTTTATATCCACATTGCAAAAATATCATCGGAAATGGCGTAGTAATAAATACGCGCGCACTCATTGAGGAACTAAGCGCATTCAAGGACTTGGAAGGGCGCTTTTTTATTAGCGATAAGGCGCATGTGATTTTGCCTTACCACGAAGTGCTTGATAAAGCAAAGGAACAAAGCAAGCAAAAAAGTGCTATTGGCACAACTTGCAAAGGCATAGGACCAGCTTACACGGATAAAGTCGCAAGAAGCGGGATTCGTATGAGTGATTTGCGCGATTTTGCACTTTTAGAGCGCAAGATTGAATCTACCCTGCGCGATTTGGAAGTAAGCGCGAAATATTTTAAGCTTGATTTGCCAAGTGTGAATTCTTTGCTTAAAGAGCTCAAAACTGATAGCGAGGTGCTTTTGCCATTTGTGAGTAATACGACTTTGCAGGTTTGGGAAGCTCAAGATAGTGGCAAAAAGATTCTCTGCGAGGGCGCACAAGGAAGTATGCTAGATATTGACCACGGCACCTATCCTTTTGTAACAAGCTCAAATACCCTCACTTCTGGTGCGTGCAATGGCACAGGACTTGCGCCACGAGATATTAAAAAAGTGCTAGGGATTGCAAAGGCTTACTGCACGCGCGTTGGTAATGGTGTATTCCCAACTGAAGACCATAGTGCAGATGGAGAATTTTTACGCCAAAAGGGCTTTGAATTTGGCACGACAACAGGCAGAGCGCGCAGATGCGGGTGGTTTGATGCAGTGGCAGTGCGCTATGCGTGCAGACTCAATGGGTGCGAAAGCCTAAGCATTATGAAGCTTGATGTGCTAGATTCCCTAAAAACACTCAAGGTCTGCACAGCATATGAATACAAGGGACAAAGAATTGATTATGTGCCAACTGATTATGAAAATGCAAAACCAATCTACACAGAAATGCAGGGTTGGGAAAGCGTGCAGGGTGTGAGAAAATATGCGGATTTAGAGGAAAATGCAAAAAAATACCTAGACTTTTTGCAACAATGCGTTGGCACAAAAATTTCGCTTGTCTCTACAAGCCCTGAACGCGATGATATTATTAACCTAGAAAGCTAG
- a CDS encoding ATP phosphoribosyltransferase regulatory subunit: MIFEHELPQGSKLYFDKSAKLKRDTESLAVQILYENDYKEIATPTFSFLSHQDDFSNRDMIRLSGEDNHQIVLRYDSTVDAMRIITKRIARSTNHKKWFYIQPVYGYPTTELNQIGVEFLDSQSLAPVMCLSVLLLKEFGLKPFLQICNQKIPLLCTQHLDINIESFISQDYSALGKKADFLSTLASVHSQQDLEKCLDCMPQFLRKELESLLECASFCVYENTIFSPLFYAPGGYYEDLFYRAFIGNEVLVIGGRYVISQTPSCGFAIYTDNVVAKLLEGV, translated from the coding sequence TTGATTTTTGAGCACGAATTACCACAAGGTAGCAAACTTTATTTTGATAAATCCGCGAAACTCAAACGCGATACAGAATCTCTTGCTGTGCAGATTCTCTATGAAAATGATTATAAAGAAATCGCCACGCCAACATTTAGTTTCCTAAGCCATCAAGACGACTTCTCAAACCGCGATATGATACGTCTAAGCGGGGAGGATAATCATCAAATCGTCCTGCGCTACGATAGCACGGTTGATGCGATGCGTATCATCACAAAGCGCATTGCACGCTCAACAAACCACAAAAAGTGGTTTTATATCCAACCGGTGTATGGCTATCCGACAACAGAGCTTAATCAAATTGGTGTGGAATTTTTGGATTCTCAAAGTTTAGCACCTGTGATGTGCCTATCTGTGCTACTTTTAAAAGAGTTTGGCTTGAAGCCATTTTTGCAAATTTGCAACCAAAAAATCCCCCTGCTTTGCACCCAACATTTGGATATTAATATAGAATCTTTTATCTCTCAAGATTATAGCGCGCTTGGCAAAAAGGCAGATTTTTTAAGCACGCTAGCTAGTGTGCATAGCCAGCAGGATTTAGAAAAATGCCTTGATTGTATGCCACAATTTTTACGCAAAGAATTAGAATCCTTGCTTGAATGCGCGTCTTTTTGCGTGTATGAAAATACGATTTTTTCCCCGCTTTTCTACGCGCCGGGCGGATATTATGAGGATTTATTTTATCGGGCATTTATTGGCAATGAAGTGCTAGTCATTGGTGGGCGCTATGTGATTTCACAAACGCCTTCGTGTGGCTTTGCAATTTATACAGATAATGTCGTGGCGAAACTTTTGGAGGGAGTGTGA
- a CDS encoding FkbM family methyltransferase: protein MGSLSKKLVRGYRKLLNTQHLNMLPNMRSSLFHIQATLCDMHRSQVLQEERYSDPKRLEKFGYKVYSQNEEDGIIAEIFNRIGCANKFFVEFGVQDGLESNAHFLLFQGWSGVYIEGSGEYCEKIRENFRIPIEKSQLAIRNSFITAENINELIGSTMAKEIYEIDLLSIDIDGNDYHIFNAIDIIKPRVVIVEFNAKFPPPSEYIMPYNPTHIWDGTDMQGASLESLSKLGVKKGYRLVGTDLCGVNAFFVRDDLCGDKFPNDCSAKNLYNPFRVALKRHSTGHISKYFLPNVAR, encoded by the coding sequence ATGGGTTCTTTATCAAAAAAGTTAGTGCGAGGTTATAGAAAACTTTTGAATACACAGCATCTTAATATGTTGCCAAATATGCGTTCATCGTTGTTTCATATCCAAGCAACATTATGTGATATGCACAGAAGCCAAGTTTTACAAGAGGAACGATATTCTGACCCAAAAAGGCTAGAAAAATTTGGCTATAAAGTTTATAGTCAAAATGAAGAGGATGGAATCATTGCTGAAATCTTTAATCGTATAGGTTGCGCCAATAAATTTTTTGTGGAATTTGGCGTGCAAGATGGGCTAGAGTCCAACGCACATTTTTTGTTGTTTCAAGGTTGGAGTGGTGTTTATATAGAAGGAAGTGGAGAATATTGTGAAAAAATTAGAGAAAATTTTAGAATCCCGATTGAAAAATCACAACTTGCGATACGAAATAGCTTTATCACGGCTGAAAATATCAATGAGCTTATAGGAAGCACAATGGCAAAAGAAATCTATGAGATTGACTTGCTATCCATTGACATTGATGGCAATGATTATCATATATTTAATGCAATAGACATAATAAAGCCTCGTGTTGTTATAGTCGAATTTAACGCTAAATTTCCACCACCATCAGAATACATAATGCCATATAATCCAACTCATATTTGGGACGGGACAGATATGCAAGGAGCATCATTAGAATCTTTAAGTAAGCTTGGGGTTAAAAAGGGTTATAGACTTGTTGGAACAGATTTATGTGGCGTAAATGCCTTTTTTGTAAGAGATGATTTATGTGGGGATAAATTCCCAAATGATTGCTCTGCTAAAAATCTTTACAACCCATTTAGAGTAGCATTGAAAAGACATTCGACAGGGCATATTAGCAAATATTTTTTGCCAAATGTCGCACGATAA
- a CDS encoding glycosyltransferase family 8 protein: MLLWGGVSNNPFCFHLFTSDRDKPTTNKLLSFQIKLNTLYPCEIKIHHIDEQIFLKTNAKYFDAESQKSMAGYYRILVGDILESTIDKCLYMDTDLLVLSDIRELFVIDFDEPCAAVCDEYANHKRFIKSKKTDKRLKISANNYFNSGLMLINLKQWRKQNIQSQILNILTEYECAHNDQDAMNYVINEKFYRLSPKWNLQTFLNMHHKQKERTYLGETKK; encoded by the coding sequence ATGCTTCTATGGGGGGGGGTAAGCAATAATCCTTTTTGCTTTCATCTATTTACATCTGATAGAGACAAGCCCACAACCAATAAACTTCTTTCTTTCCAAATAAAGCTAAACACACTCTATCCCTGCGAGATAAAAATCCATCATATTGATGAACAAATATTTCTCAAAACAAATGCAAAATATTTTGATGCTGAAAGTCAAAAAAGTATGGCTGGATATTATCGAATCCTAGTTGGAGATATCCTAGAAAGCACTATTGACAAATGCCTTTATATGGATACAGATTTATTGGTGCTATCAGATATACGAGAGCTTTTTGTAATAGATTTTGATGAGCCTTGCGCAGCAGTGTGCGATGAGTATGCAAATCACAAAAGATTCATAAAATCTAAAAAAACCGATAAAAGACTTAAAATCTCTGCAAATAATTATTTCAACTCTGGATTAATGCTAATAAATCTCAAGCAATGGCGCAAGCAAAACATACAATCCCAAATACTAAACATACTCACAGAATATGAATGCGCCCACAACGACCAAGATGCGATGAACTATGTGATAAATGAAAAATTTTATCGCCTATCCCCAAAGTGGAATCTGCAAACATTTCTCAATATGCACCACAAACAAAAAGAGCGCACATATCTAGGTGAAACAAAAAAATAA